The following proteins are co-located in the Scomber scombrus chromosome 2, fScoSco1.1, whole genome shotgun sequence genome:
- the mmaa gene encoding methylmalonic aciduria type A protein, mitochondrial has product MPHMYHKMGRFSFPLLRHIASLSSSLTVLSATRTCCLHRGVFTSSHPCHQTTGRDHSSQHRRGVSTALSHEIQDLSGPEQRLLNKLYEGLIGGQRASLAESITLVETQHPRKKELAQVLLQRVLAYRREQESRNGGKPMAFRVGLSGPPGAGKSSFIEVVGKMLTGRGHKLSVLAVDPSSCTTGGSLMGDKTRMTELSRDMNAFIRPSPASGTLGGVTRTTNEAIVLCEGAGYDIVLVETVGVGQSEFAVADMVDMFVLLIPPAGGDELQGIKRGIIERADLVVVTKSDGDLVVPARRIQTEYTSALKLLRRSSKSWNPKVVRASSHTGEGIPEVWAKMESYREAMLASGELQGRRKAQQKVWMWSLIQENILSHFQNHPSVRGALPHLEQKVTSGAISPGLASDLLLKAFVSSSSS; this is encoded by the exons ATGCCCCATATGTACCACAAGATGGGGCGGTTTAGCTTCCCCCTCCTCCGCCACATCGCCTCCCTTTCCTCTTCACTCACTGTCCTATCAGCCACCAGGACATGCTGCCTCCATCGAGGGGTCTTCACCAGTTCCCACCCCTGTCACCAGACCACAGGCCGGGATCACAGCTCCCAGCACAGGAGGGGTGTGAGCACAGCCCTCAGCCATGAAATACAGGACCTGAGCGGGCCTGAGCAGAGGCTGCTGAATAAACTGTATGAGGGGCTGATCGGAGGACAGCGGGCGTCTCTGGCCGAGTCCATCACTCTGGTGGAAACCCAGCATCCCAGGAAGAAAGAACTGGCTCAGGTGCTGCTGCAGAGGGTGCTGGCCTACAGGAGGGAGCAGGAGAGTCGTAATGGGGGGAAGCCGATGGCCTTTAGAGTCG gTCTGTCCGGTCCTCCAGGAGCAGGGAAGTCATCCTTCATTGAGGTTGTGGGGAAGATGTTGACAGGACGAGGACATAAATTATCAGTGCTGGCTGTTGACCCGTCCTCCTGCACTACAGGAG GGTCTCTGATGGGTGACAAGACTCGTATGACTGAACTCTCCAGGGACATGAATGCTTTCATCAGGCCATCGCCGGCCTCTGGGACACTTGGTGGAGTCACCAGAACAACCAACGAGGCCATTGTTCTCTGTGAAGGGGCAGGATATGACATTGTCCTTGTAGAGACTGTGG GTGTGGGCCAGTCAGAGTTTGCAGTGGCTGACATGGTTGACATGTTTGTGTTGCTGATtccaccagcagggggcgatgAACTGCAG GGTATCAAGAGAGGCATCATCGAGAGGGCCGACTTGGTGGTGGTGACAAAATCAGATGGAGACCTGGTGGTGCCGGCCAGGAGGATCCAGACTGAATACACGAGCGCACTCAAGCTGCTCAGGAGAAGCTCCAAGTCCTGGAACCcaaag GTGGTGCGCGCCTCCTCTCACACAGGTGAGGGCATTCCAGAGGTCTGGGCCAAGATGGAGTCATACCGGGAAGCCATGTTGGCCAGTGGTGAACTGCAGGGCCGGCGGAAGGCCCAGCAGAAGGTTTGGATGTGGAGTctgatccaggagaacatccTCTCCCATTTCCAGAATCACCCCAGTGTCAGAGGGGCTCTACCACACCTCGAGCAGAAGGTGACAAGTGGAGCCATCTCCCCTGGACTGGCCTCTGATCTGCTTCTCAAAGCctttgtatcatcatcatcatcatag